From a single Sander vitreus isolate 19-12246 chromosome 2, sanVit1, whole genome shotgun sequence genomic region:
- the uso1 gene encoding general vesicular transport factor p115 isoform X5: MNFLRGVMGGQAAGPQPSGAETIQKLCDRVASSTLLEDRRDAVRALKSLSKKYRMEVGTQAMDHLINILQTDRSDSEILGYALDTLYNIICNDEEEEQDESEDAVTPIPASGKNKNVSMPDEAAQKQADDLGAQFTEQFVQDPEHVTLLLALLEEFDFHVRWPGVKLLTALLKNQCVQVQGIILVSPMGVSRLMDLLADSREVIRNDGLLLLQQLTKSNAAIQKIVAFENAFERLLDIITEEGSSDGGIVVEDCLLLLVNLLKNNSSNQNFFKEGSYIQRMKPWFEVGDDNSGWSAQKVTNLHLMLQLVRVMVSPVNSPGATASCQKSMYQCGLLQQLCTILMATGVPADILTETINTVSEVIRGSQVNQDYFASVNAPSNPPRPAIVVLLMSMVNERQPFVLRCAVLYCFQCFLYKNQKGQGEIVATLLPSTIDANSISAGQLLCGGLFSVDSLSNWCAAVALAHALQDNLTQKEQLLRVQLATSLGKPPVSLLQQCTNILSQGDKIVRRGSKVQTRVGLLMLLCTWINNCPIAVTHFLHNQENVPFLTAQISENLGEDERLVQGLCALLLGICIYYNDNSLENYTKEKLKQLIEKRIGKENFVEKLGFITKHELYSRAAQKPQPVFPSPEQMLFDHEFTKLVKELEGVITKAVHKSSEDEKKEEEVKKTLEQHDNIVTQYKELIREQDAQIQELKEQVASMSSQNEQMQTTVTQQLAQIQQHKDQYNILKLKLGKENQNQSNSQGDSSQVNGLQTEELIQLREEVEELRKQHTLLQTQLHDKDALINTLRSETAEGSAGGSDNTELLKELEALRSQVESQSAEINQMKTERQELLRRAEAGSSDAVSSSGGSLDAAKMAEVESRLRDQTTETERLKEEAKSLSESRAELEQQLASATSTVAILQTEQAKLQTEVQESKKEQDDLLMLLADQDQKIHSLKQKLKDLGETVDDEDDLDARDQTDDDFEEDEDED; encoded by the exons ATGAACTTCTTAAGAGGAGTGATGGGTGGGCAGGCAGCCGGGCCGCAGCCGTCCGGAGCGGAGACG ATCCAGAAGTTATGTGACCGAGTAGCCTCCTCAACGCTCCTAGAAGACCGGAGAGATGCTGTCCGGGCTCTTAAGTCCCTCTCTAAG AAATATCGCATGGAAGTTGGCACACAGGCGATGGATCACTTGATTAACATACTGCAAACTGACAG GTCTGACTCTGAAATCCTTGGCTATGCTTTGGACACACTGTACAACATCATCTGCaatgatgaggaggaagagcaaG ATGAATCAGAAG ACGCAGTAACCCCTATCCCTGCCTCAGGGAAGAATAAGAATGTTTCCATGCCTG ATGAGGCTGCCCAGAAGCAGGCAGATGACCTGGGTGCCCAGTTTACAGAACAGTTTGTTCAGGACCCTGAGCATGTGACTCTGCTTCTCGCTCTGTTGGAG gagttTGACTTCCATGTTCGTTGGCCCGGGGTAAAGCTGCTGACTGCTCTCCTGAAGAACCAGTGTGTCCAGGTTCAGGGTATCATTCTGGTCAGCCCCATGG GTGTTTCCAGGTTGATGGACTTATTGGCAGACTCTAGAGAAGTAATCCGCAACGAC GGCTTGCTGTTGCTTCAACAGCTGACCAAAAGCAATGCTGCCATTCAGAAAATTGTGGCATTTGAAAACGCATTTGAGCGTCTTCTAGATATCATCACAGAAGAGGGCAGCAGCGATGGCG GTATTGTGGTTGAGGACTGTTTGCTGCTGCTGGTAAACCTGCTAAAGAACAACAGCTCCAATCAGAATTTCTTTAAGGAGGGCTCCTACATTCAGAGAATGAAGCCCTGGTTTGAGGTCGGTGACGATAACTCTGGCTGGTCTGCACAGAAGGTCACCAACCTCCACCTCATGCTGCAG TTGGTGCGAGTCATGGTGTCTCCAGTGAACTCTCCTGGAGCTACAGCTAGCTGTCAGAAGTCCATGTACCAGTGTggtctgctgcagcagctgtgcaCCATCCTCATGGCCACCGGTGTGCCTGCTGACATCCTCACTGAG ACCATCAACACTGTATCAGAGGTCATCAGAGGCTCACAGGTAAACCAAGACTACTTTGCATCTGTCAACGCTCCTTCAAACCCACCAAG ACCGGCCATCGTGGTGCTGCTCATGTCCATGGTGAATGAGAGACAACCGTTTGTCCTTCGCTGTGCAGTCCTCTACTGTTTCCAGTGTTTCCTGTACAAAAACCAGAAAGGACAGGGGGAGATTGTGGCTACGCTGCTGCCCTCCACCATTGATG CCAATTCCATCTCAGCGGGCCAGCTGCTGTGTGGAGGTCTGTTCTCAGTAGACTCTCTGTCCAACTGGTGTGCTGCTGTGGCCTTGGCTCACGCCCTCCAGGATAACCTCACACAGAAGGAGCAGCTGCTGAGGGTCCAACTGGCCACCAGCCTTGGAAAGCCCCCCGTCTCCCTGCTGCAGCAGTGCACCAACATCCTCTCCCAG GGAGATAAGATCGTCCGGCGG GGCAGTAAAGTGCAGACCAGGGTGGGGCTCCTCATGCTGCTGTGTACATGGATCAACAACTGTCCGATTGCTGTCACTCACTTCCTACACAATCAGGAAAACGTTCCCTTT CTGACAGCACAGATCTCCGAGAACTTGGGAGAGGATGAAAGGCTGGTGCAGGGCCTGTGTGCACTGCTTCTCGGCATCTGCATCTATTACAATGACAACTCGCTGGAAAACTACACCAA AGAAAAGCTAAAGCAGCTCATCGAGAAGCGGATTGGAAAGGAAAACTTTGTAGAGAAACTGGGCTTCATCACCAAACATGAGCTGTACTCGCGGGCGGCTCAGAAGCCCCAGCCAGTCTTTCCGTCTCCGGAGCAGATGCTGTTCGACCACGAGTTCACCAAGCTGGTCAAAGAACTGGAGG GCGTGATCACCAAGGCAGTTCACAAATCCAGTGAGGATgagaagaaggaagaggaggtgaAGAAGACATTAGAACAACATGACAACATTGTAACCCAGTATAAAGAGCTGATCAGAGAACAG GATGCTCAGATCCAGGAGCTGAAGGAGCAGGTAGCGTCCATGTCGTCTCAGAACGAACAGATGCAGACTACAGTCACCCAGCAGCTGGCCCAGATCCAGCAGCACAAGGATCAGTACAACATCCTCAAGCTCAAATTAG GTAAGGAGAACCAGAATCAGTCTAACAGCCAGGGAGACAGCTCTCAGGTGAACGGGCTGCAGACAGAGGAGCTCATACAGCTcagagaggaggtggaggagctcCGCAAGCAGCACACACTCCTTCAGACACAACTCCATGACAAAGATGCACTCATCAACACCCTG AGGTCAGAGACAGCAGAAGGTTCAGCAGGAGGATCAGACAACACAGAACTGCTCAAG GAGCTGGAGGCTCTGAGGAGTCAGGTCGAGTCCCAGTCGGCAGAAATCAACCAGATGAAGACGGAGAGACAAGAGCTGCTCAGAAGAGCTGAAGCTGGG TCCTCGGACGCAGTCTCCAGCAGTGGCGGCTCATTAGACGCTGCCAAGATGGCAGAAGTGGAGAGCAGACTCAGAGACCAGACGACTGAGACCGAGAGACTCAAG